Below is a window of Ananas comosus cultivar F153 linkage group 9, ASM154086v1, whole genome shotgun sequence DNA.
AGCAATCGAGAGATATGTAGACAATAAATGTTCAAAAGTATTACTTTGATAATTATTATCTGTAGTCCCATATGCATTCTCATGATTTTCTAGCGTGAGAAATTCAACTGTGGAATGCTGAGAAATAAGCATAAAGGATGAACTTCTCATGCAAACTAAGAAAAGAATGTACAGTCGAGCTCGTTTATTTTCTGCTAAACATACTATCTTGAAAAAATTGGTATACGAATGAAGTCTCTATGAATTTGATCAGCTATGCATGGTCCTATTCTATCTATGTTTGGTTGTCTCCTTCAGTATTCTGCTCTTTCATTATATTTACAGTATCCAAAAACCAAAATtaacaggaaaaagaaaaacaaagggaGCAAACTGCATCGATTTGAAAGACGAATTTAAAGAGCAACTCCCAATCAGCGCTTCCTCGAGATGAAGAACTCATAATCCGGATGCATGTTAGTAGCAATTTTGTGATTCTTTCGAACATTTCCCCTAGCAAAAATGGCAGCTGTTTCCTCTAGAGCTCTTAATCTTTCTTTAACTAACTCTGAGAAGTCCAATTGCTTCCCTTCAATTGAAACAGACCCAGTTGGCTTCATCGAGCGAAACCAACACTCGCCCTGTAAAAATGTAAGCACTTAGATTGTAAGTGAATGAAAACAACATAaaagtgaattatttttttgataaattataaGGACATCATTATACAGATGTCAGCATGTATATCATTTAGAAAAGCACAGCCTTTCAAAAAGCGTATTATATTGTTCATCTCCTGAATTATGGTTCCATTACATAAGCTTATATCGGctgaagaaataaaaagatagTAGCTAAGTGCAAACAGCTGAGCAATGGTCGCAAATTTGACAAAAGATGCAAAAATGTGCATAACTCTGGATTCATACAAACATCCAAAGTGAATAACCTCTCTTTAAAAGCGTAAGACCAGTTATCAACAAATAATAAACGAAGTTATATGTCTATTGTCGTCGAGTTGACAATTTGTGTCACACTCTATTGACAGCGTAATACAACCTATGATTGGATAGACCAAAGTCATTATCACGACATAATATCTGTGAAATTTCATTTATTATTGCAAATAAATGCGATTTTTTCACGATTTCACACATTAGTTTACCACAAAACAGTTATCTATCTCAACAAAAGGCATAACTAACACTGCCAAAGTTAAAATTGCAACAATCATACAAATACTGATAGTTAGTAATAGAGTTAATGACTTGAAATGCAAATTAATAAATAGCAGCATGTTGCCGCATACAGATAGCATATTTCACTTCAAATACTTCATTATGTTTCTAAATAATGTCGTCCCATTTAATGCGCCGCATTTACCTGTGCGTTGTAGCTCTGCATTCCAAGTACAGGAGACTCCACACGGAAGGAGCTTTTTTCCACACTATCTGACACACTATGTCTAAAAACGAGATGGCCTAAAGAATGATAAGTCAGGAACGCTGCATGTAGACTACCTTCTGGAATTCTATATATCGGATGCCAAGCAACTGAGTACCTGGAAAATAAGTAAATACATATGCCATCAGCTCCTTGTGAAATTTAAGTGGACTTTGAATCATTACCGCAAGGCATAGAGGGGGAGGTCATAAGCGTCTATACCGTAAAATTGATTTTCGACGGAATCAAAAAGACATATCTGGTAGAATCGTAACCATAGAATACGACCCTAATCGAAATGCATACATTTGTCTCATACACTATGGGGATGGTGAGAAGAGATATATTTTACATCCCAGAGGGGCTATAATCGGAGATATCATTGTTTCTGGTACAGAAAGCTTTTCAGTATTCACTACTTACCAAGATGCAGGGTGGACATCACGCAATTTCATGCAATCAAATACCAATATCCAAAATGCGTAGAGTACTCCTCAAAAACCGAAATTTTTACcctaaaaaataggaaaaattaTCCAAGAAAAAGATTACTTACTTAAACCAAATTTAATCCCAACCTTTAAACTGCATTGCTTATATAGAAATTTCTCATCCAATTCAGATGATGTACTaagctaaattaaaaattaaagaaattaaagCAAATTTCTTTAATGTGTGCAAGAGTTTTACTGAGAATAAAatgttcattattattattactgagaatataataataatgttcatTATTATTGAGTTTATTGATGCTGTGGAATCCTATAGTCTCTCCGCGTGAGCGGAGAAATAATTGCCCTTTGCATTAAATTTTGACAATGAGGTGTGCATATGTCAATTCAGAAGATGAGGACACTTGAGTCCTATATTTAAGCTTTAGGTAAATTGCGCtactagtccctgaacttttggtGTTTTAACTTTGATTTTGGCATTTGCGGTCTGAaacttttgataaaattttcttttagctCTTTACATTTGAACAGTGTTTAATTTTAGTAGgattatcataaaataaaagttgttCTTTACATCTAATTTATATGAAAGCTCGTGGaccataaatttattaattctttAATTATCGCATACCATCGATTCAAAAAACAGAAAAGCTCAATAAATGATAGCATTGAAATATGAGCTAGAAAAGAAATCGAAAAATGCAGAGCATAACGAGACACAGATTCATAACCTGCCGTATAGAcaataatttatcttttatcaATAGTACACACAAAGacctaaataaaattttttaaaaaatttagaaattattaatatcaaatttgaaagttcAGCAGTTAAAAtaaatctattaaaaatttgagaacaATATAGtattgtttaaaaattttataaagaggGTCGAAGCTCAGACCTGCTGTGGTCGGCCCTCATAGATTAAACCTGACCAGCTAGATACACCGAACATGCTATATTAGCAAGACGTTCTACCAACGAAAAAGTATACTATATCACACTTGCATCACATCATCAGCAACAAGTCAATTATATCCTTCTCaaacaaaaatatctttttactAATCATGATGGAACGTATCAGTATATCACCTaagaaagataatttttttagttggaGATGCTACGTCAGTAATATAACTCGTGCATTATAGATTTTTCCCACCTAAGTAAGCCCATCTGATCTGCAGGGCATCCAACGGTCCAGATTAAACAAGTCCTCTTCCCACACGGTGGGCCCAACGATCAACGTGGCGACCAACCATGGGTTTCTTACTCTTTCAGTCTTTCTCTCGCTTAGATTACAGAACCAATTAAAGATAGCCACGTGCACAGCCGAAGCACCACGTCATAGCAAACACCTGTAGCGGATCTCCAACTACGAATGAACGCATTCGACGCCCTGCAAGAGGGGTCACCGAAGAAACCCTGCAAGAAGGGGCACCGAATAAAAGTTGACTCATGAATGCAAAGAAGGAAACCAACCCACCCACACAAATTCGCATCAGTGGGCCCGCACGCATTCGTCGTGTCATGTATCATTGAAACTACAGAGGAAGAGACACACACTCTCTCTATTCATTCATCATTAAACAATGACCATTTCGCGTCAAAACtgttacacctattcactcCTCAAATTTACGAAAATGCCACCCGCCCTTTTAGACAATTCAAATGCcgttctcttcttctttttcttcttcttcttcctcctcctcctcctcctcctcctcgttccacctctcactctctctctctttctctctctctaccgcCTCCATGGCGACTCCAAAAACCCCCTTTTCCCTtccctttcctctctctcttctccccagcttcttcttcttcttcttcttcttcttcctctttctttctcttcaatCCCACCTCTCCATGGCCGCGGACACCATCTCCCCAACCCAGCCCCTCTCCGGGACCCAAAAGCTCGTCTCCAAAGGTGGCAAGTTTGCTCTGGGCTTCTTCCAACCAGGTAACTCCTCCTCCTGGTACGTAGGGATCTGGTACAACACCATCTCGCAGCTAACAGCGCTGTGGGTGGCGAATAGGGAGACCCCAATCGCCGACGCCGACTCCTCCGAGCTCACCATCTCCGATAGTGGCGACCTCGTCCTCTTCAACCCATCAAAATCCCCAATTTGGTCTGCAGGTGCCAATATAACCTCCAATTCGACTGTCGCCGTGATCCTCGACACGGGAAACCTTGTTTTGAGGGACGGGTCCGACCCCTCTAGGGTTTTTTGGCAGAGTATCGACCACCCCACCGACACTTGGTTCCCTGGGGGTAAGCTAGGGCTCAACAAGTTGACTGGGGTGAATCAACGACTAATTTCATGGAAAAACTCTGATGATCCAGCACCTGGGGTCTACTCTTTAGAACTAGACCCTAATGGAACTAGCCAATTTTTCATACAATGGAACAAAACAGTTGTATATTGGAGTAGTGGGCCTTGGAATGGGCAGATCTTTAGCAATGTCCCGGAGATGACAGGGAAGATGGCTAATTACATCTACAAATTTGAATACGTGTCAAATGCCACTGAGAATTACATCACATACTCACTTAAGGACGACACGATTGCTTCACGATTCATCATGCATAGCGAGGGTCAGATCCAGGAGTTGACCTGGGTGGAGCCTAGTGGTTGGATGCTCTTCTGGTCGCAACCCAGAGCTCAGTGCGAAGTTTACGCTCTCTGCGGGCCTTTTGGTACTTGCAACCAGAATTCGCTGCCCTTCTGCAACTGTATGAAGGGTTTCCGCGAAAAATATCCGAGTGATTGGAGTTTGGAGGATCAAAACGGGGGATGCGTGAGGAATACACAGCTGAATTGCGGTGTTCGGAGCTCGGCGAAGACAGAGAAGGATAAGTTCTATCCGATGAATAGTGTAAAGTTGCCTGACAATCCTCGGAGTTTAGAAGTCGGGAGTGCCGATGATTGTGAATCAGCTTGCCTTAACAATTGCTCTTGCACTGCTTATTCCTATGACAGTGGATGCTCGCTATGGTATGGGGATTTGGTTAATCTACAAGAGCAATATAGTGGAACTGGCAGAGGTGCTCTTTACCTTCGTCTCGCTGCTTCGGAGCTTCCTAGTTCAAAAAGCCATAAAGGTTCGGTTGTTAGGGTAGTAATTGGTGGAATTGTAGCCTTCCTAGCACTCCTCACTATTGGTGCTATATTAATTTGGAGACACCGGAGGCAAATACCTATTAGAATATCAAAAACAGTTGGAGGCACTTTAATTGTGTTCAGATACAGAGAGTTGCAACTTATAACAAAGAACTTCTCAGACAAGTTGGGGGGAGGTGGATTTGGTTCTGTGTATAAAGGGCTTCTACATGATTCTACTGCCATAGCTGTAAAGAAGCTCCACGGGGTTCAGCAGGGGGAGAAGCAGTTCCGAACTGAGGTGAGCACTATCGGGACTATTCAACATGTTAACTTGATTCGTTTACTCGGGTTCTGCTCGGAAGGAACTGGAAGGCTTCTGGTTTATGAGTACATGCCAAAGGGTTCTTTAGATATGCAACTATTCCAAAGCAATTCTGCGATCTTAAGTTGGAACACTAGGTACCAAATTGCCGTTGGAACTGCGAGAGGGTTAGCTTATCTGCATGAGAAATGTAGAGACTGCATTATACACTGTGACATAAAGCCAGAGAACATACTATTGGACTCTTCATTTGTTCCCAAAGTGGCAGATTTCGGATTGGCAAAGCTAATGGGTCGAGATTTTAGTCGGGTTTTAACCACAATGAGAGGGACTAGAGGCTATCTCGCACCCGAATGGATAAGTGGTGTTGCTATTACGGCAAAAGCAGATGTTTATAGTTACGGGAAGATGCTTTTTGAAATTATATCAGGGAGGAGAAATTCAGAGCAAGGAGAGGGCAGTCAAAGTGGCTTTTTCCCCTCACTAGCTGCGAAAAAGCTCATTGAGGGTGATGTGCAAAGCTTGTTGAATCTCAAGTTGAATGGGGATGCAAATATCGAAGAGCTCGAAAGGGCTTGCAAGGTTGCTTGTTGGTGCATTCAAGATGACGAGAGTTCGAGACCTACAATGGGTCAGGTTGTTCAAATCCTTGAGGGCTTTCTAGAAGTTAATATGCCTCCTATTCCTAGATCGCTTCAGGTTCTTGGTGAAAGCCCGGATTGTATTAATTTCTTTTCAGACATATCGTCAAGTCAAAATTCCAAGATGAGAAGCACTACATCCACAAGTCCTTAAGTTAAAAGTGCTTCTGGCAATGAGCTCTAATAGATGTTTTGAGCTGCTGAACAAACTTCAAGCTGCCTACGAATGGAGGTCTCTCCTAGACATATTTCTAGAGTTTAGTGCATGTTTGTGGTAGATAATTTGGCTTTTTAAAGTACATAGTAGTCCGGAAGTATATTACACCCATATAtagcaattatatatatttgtatgcgAGAGATATGTAGACAATAAATGTTCAAAAGTATTACTGTGATAATTATTCTGTAGTCCTATGCATTCTCATGATTTTCTAGCGTGAGAAATTCAATGCATTGATACTGTGGAATGCCGAGAAATAGCATAAAGAATGAACTTCTAAAGCAAACTAAGAAAAGAATGTACAGTACACTCAAGCCAATTTATTTTCTGCTATACATACTATCTTGGAAAAATTGGTATACGCATGAAGTCTCTATGAATTTGATCAGCTATGCATGGTCCTATTCTATCTATGTTTGGTTGTCTCCTTCAGTATTCTGCTCTTTCATTATATTTACAGTATCCAAAAACCAAAATTAAcaggaaaaagaagaacaaagggGGCAAACTGCATCGATTTGAAAGAGGAATTTAAAGAGCAACTCCCAATCAGCGCTTCCTCGAGATGAAGAACTCATAATCCGGATGCATGTTAGCAGCAATTTTGTGATTCTTTCGTACCCTTCCTCTAGCAAAGACAGCAGCTGTTTCCTCTAGAGCTCTTAATCTTTCTTTAACTAACTCTGAGAAGTCAAATTGCTTGCCCTCAATTGAAACAGACCCAGTTGGCTTCACCGAGTGAAACCAACACTCACCCTGTAAAAATATATGCACTTAGATTGTAAGTGAATGAAAACAACATAaaagtgaattatttttttgataaattataaGGACATCATTATACAGATGTGAGCATGTATATCATTTAGAAAAGCACAGCCTTTCAAAAAGCGTATTATAGTATTCATTTCCTGAATTATGGTTCTATTACATAAGCTTATGTCGCcttaagaaataaaaagataGTAGCTAAGTGCAAACACCTGAGCAATGGTCCCAAATACGACAAAGATGCAAAAATGTGCATAACTCTGGATTCATACGAACATCTAAAGTGAATAACCTCTCTTTAAAAGCATAAGACCAGTTATCAACAAATAATAAACGAAGTTATATGTCTACTGTCGTCGAGTTGACAATTTGTTTCACACTCTATTGACAGCATAATACGACCTATGATTGAATACACCAAAGTCATTATCGCTACATACTATCAGTGAAATTTCATTTATTATTGCAAATAAATGCGATTTTCGGATTGCAAGATGTCATACATTAATTTACCACAAAACAGTCATCTATCAAAACAGAAGGCATAACTAACACTGCCAAAATTCAAATTGCAACAATCATACAAATATTGATAGTTAGTAATAGAGTTAATAACTTGAAATGCAAATTAATAAATAGCAGCATGTTGCTGCATACAGTTAGCATATTTCGCTTCAAATACTTCATTATGTTTCTAAATAATGTCATCCCATTTAAT
It encodes the following:
- the LOC109714840 gene encoding uncharacterized protein LOC109714840, which codes for MATPKPPFSPPLTLSLLPCFFVFLFLLFLSLQSHVSMAADTISRTQPLSGNQKLVSKGGKFALGFFQPGNSSSSQNWYIGIWYNTISQLTAVWVANRETPIADPDSSEFTISDNGDLVLFNPSKSPIWSAGANITSNSTVAVILDTGNLVLRDGSDPSRVFWQSIDHPTDTWLPTGKIGLNKLTGVSQRLISWKNSDDPAPGIYSLELDPNGTSQYFIQWNKTLEYWSSGPWNGQIFSYVPEMTANYIYQFEYVSNATENYFTYSVKYDSITSRFIMDYSGQIQQYTWVEPSGWMLFWSQPRAQCEVYALCGPFGTCNQNSLPFCNCMKGFSEKYPSDWSLGDQSGGCVRNTQLNCGVQSSAKTEKDKFYLMNSVKLPDNLRSLQVGSADDCESACLNNCSCTAYSYDNGCSLWYGDLVNLQEQYNGTGGGTLYLRLAASELPSSKGHKGLVVGVVIGGIVAFLALLAIGVILIWRHRRKRPIRLSKTVGGTLIAFRYSDLQRVTKNFSDKLGGGGFGSVYKGLLPGSTAIAVKKLHGIQQGEKQFRAEVSTIGTIQHVNLIRLLGFCSEGTARLLVYEYMPKGSLDMQLFQSNSAILSWNTRYQIAIGTARGLAYLHEKCRDCIIHCDIKPENILLDSSFVPKVADFGLAKLMGRDFSRVLTTMRGTRGYLAPEWITGVAITAKADVYSYGMMLFEIISGRRNSEQGEGGQSGFFPSLAAKKLIEGDVQSLLDLKLNGDANIEELERACKVACWCIQDDESSRPTMGQVVQILEGFLELNMPPIPRSLRALGESPDCINFFSDISSSQSSKTRSTTSTNSQVKSASGSELTIQMPFSSSFSSSSSSSSSSSSSFHLSLSLSFSLSTASMATPKTPFSLPFPLSLLPSFFFFFFFFFLFLSLQSHLSMAADTISPTQPLSGTQKLVSKGGKFALGFFQPGNSSSWYVGIWYNTISQLTALWVANRETPIADADSSELTISDSGDLVLFNPSKSPIWSAGANITSNSTVAVILDTGNLVLRDGSDPSRVFWQSIDHPTDTWFPGGKLGLNKLTGVNQRLISWKNSDDPAPGVYSLELDPNGTSQFFIQWNKTVVYWSSGPWNGQIFSNVPEMTGKMANYIYKFEYVSNATENYITYSLKDDTIASRFIMHSEGQIQELTWVEPSGWMLFWSQPRAQCEVYALCGPFGTCNQNSLPFCNCMKGFREKYPSDWSLEDQNGGCVRNTQLNCGVRSSAKTEKDKFYPMNSVKLPDNPRSLEVGSADDCESACLNNCSCTAYSYDSGCSLWYGDLVNLQEQYSGTGRGALYLRLAASELPSSKSHKGSVVRVVIGGIVAFLALLTIGAILIWRHRRQIPIRISKTVGGTLIVFRYRELQLITKNFSDKLGGGGFGSVYKGLLHDSTAIAVKKLHGVQQGEKQFRTEVSTIGTIQHVNLIRLLGFCSEGTGRLLVYEYMPKGSLDMQLFQSNSAILSWNTRYQIAVGTARGLAYLHEKCRDCIIHCDIKPENILLDSSFVPKVADFGLAKLMGRDFSRVLTTMRGTRGYLAPEWISGVAITAKADVYSYGKMLFEIISGRRNSEQGEGSQSGFFPSLAAKKLIEGDVQSLLNLKLNGDANIEELERACKVACWCIQDDESSRPTMGQVVQILEGFLEVNMPPIPRSLQVLGESPDCINFFSDISSSQNSKMRSTTSTSP